One Candidatus Regiella endosymbiont of Tuberolachnus salignus genomic window, GCGCATAAAAATGGCGAGATTTTCTGCCAATTTTTCGGGAGGCTGCTCTGAGAAAGAATACTGATATTCGCCGTGAACACTATGTCCCATCAATTGTATGCATAATTTTTCTCCTCCTATTTGCTCCGGTGTTAGATCACCATAAATTTTACGTGATTTTCCATACCTATCGAGTTGATGCAGCTCTGTTTCAGCAGGGTGCTTAGCGGCCAATCGTGCTGCTAATGAGGCAATGACGTTATCATTCTCAAGTTGAATCACATATTGAGCACTATAAAGCGTGGTTCCGCCATTTCTATTAGGGGTGATTGTCGGTCTATTCCAGGTATTGACCTCGTTCATCACCCATCTTGCGCCAGGTGGTAACCGGGCAATCTCGACAAAATTGAACTGCAACGCGTATGCCAACTGTTCAATATTGCTAACCGGAACGACAACGGTTACCACTTTAGTTGTGCTTGCTTCCTGATCTTGAGGGATTGTCACTTCAACCTCAATCCAAGTCACGGTCTTAAAGCCTTCAGCATTCACAACATGATCACTGTTTATTATTTTGCTACTGGCATTGTCAGGCAAGTACAAGGGTTCGTTTTGCACTTTCATTTGTTCTACCAGATAGGCTTTTTCGTTGTACCTGATTTTTACACTGCTGCCACTTTCGTATTGATCAGCAAGGAAATTTGGCACGGGATCGAGAGAGGTTTTTACGTCTTCTTTAAGACGTCGGATAACGGAGATGCTTGATACACTACCTAAAAAACTTTTATCCATAAACTGCTCTAATTTTTCGTAGCTATCAAATGCCCTGCAGCCACTGTAGGTATCGATGAGTAACCAGATGAGTTTATCCTGTAACTTTTTAGCAACGATAGCCATCGTTGAATAAGAATCTTCGTTTCCGTATATATTGAAATCGATATAGGTAGAATCATCGATTTGCCGAAGGTCACGCATAAACGCGGCGTAACTTTCTTTGGTGGTCATTACAGGGAAAGCAGGATCCATCGTCACATCCTGCGTGATTGTCTTCAAGCCAGCCTGAGCCAAGGTATGTTCATCCATCAGGTTTAATGACAAAAGATCGCTAACCATGTTGATTAAATGATACCGCCGGTATACCTCTTTAGGGGTGGTTATGTGATCCGGAACATCATTTTTTTGATAAGTTGCTGCCAGTTCTTTTAACCAGGAAAGGTACGCTACAGCACCCTGTAACCCGGCAGTACGTATTTCCATGAACAACCGTTCGGATAGCGCTGTAAGTAATCGGCTTTGTTGATCAGTAGAAAGCATGTCACCTAACCTGTCCGTCAGATCAGTTTCACAATCAAAGTGGAATGACAAACCGTTAACGCTTTCTCCCCAACCCGAGGTACCGAAACGGGGGGCAAATGCATCATACCTATGATTAGAAAATGAAGGAGATTGAAGATCAGAGGACTGATGAGTGGCTGCTGGCCTGTTTGACCAGGCTTCTTGTTCTACGTCATTGAGTACGATATAGCCTCCTTGTTGCTCATCCCTGCGTAAGATGACCTTAACCTGCTTGTCTTTGTTTTGCTCATAACCGTTACTGAACCACGAGGTTAATTTTCGGCCGTTACCGACGGGATGGCTAATACTACTCACCCTTACGTATTGTGTACGAGCAGAAATCGTAGGAAAAATACGATTATTGGCTGATGCCTTAGTAAAGTCCCGTATATCCAGTACGTTGGCAAAATCCAGCGCAAAACCGGTTTGTTTGTCATGAGCCATCAATTCACATCCGACTAGACTGATGTGTTCAGGGGCAATAGAAAATCCCTTTTCTAAAGTAAATTTCTGATTAAAATGGGATAAATCTGTAGCCAGTTGCTGTGCGGTTCGTCCTGCCATCTGTTGTTTTTCAACAGCAACATACTCCAAGCCATGGCCTAGGATTTGCCATCGTAGTGGATGACCCAATTGTTCTGAACTTGCATAAACCACGCGAAAACTACCATCATCAGCCAATTGAATTATCCAAGAATTCGGATTCTTCTCTGCTAAAAGACCCGAGCTATACATAGCCTCGTAATCATCTTGCAGCTGAATAATGACTTGCCCTCCCTGATAGCGTGTATCTCCGTGAATACTCGCTTCAACGGAATCAGGAGATAACATATCCCATCCGTAGACCTTGGGTAGATCTAAAAACACGCTATTTTCCTGAGTTTTTTGCGCATTAGCCCAATGCGTCATTTCGTCAACATGAAATGTTAATGTTGTTTCCAATCGGATGAAATTTTGCACTGGAACCTTGACTTTCAGCTTTTTACCCGTCGTTTTAACATTAATTTCAACAGTGACTGAATCAATGGTTTTAATGCCATGAAACTCATCACCTTTATTGGTATACCTGATGATTTTAAAGGTGACATCTTCATTTAAATTAAAAATCTCACCTGTTTCTTTTAAATGCGCGATTAAATAGTGTTGTTTATTATGTTCAAACCATTGGCTACTGCCATTTTCGTATTCATTTTCTCCAATAGGGGATTTAACCTGGGGCTCCTCGAGGGCAGTAAATTCATTTAAATAAACAAAGGTTTCTGAGTTTGATGGAAACGGGTAAACGTCATTATTAGCGCAAATTAAAGTCTGTATATAACTTTTCAATTCTGAAACATTATCAAATGTTCTGGTGCCAGAACGTGGGTCAAAGAGTGAAAACGAAGGTTGGTTATCTAGCTGGCATATCTGAATAACCATTTTATTATTTTCTGATCCGAAAAGAATATGGGAGATTTCATTGAGGTTGCTGAGCCTTTGCAGAAACAATTGATAATCTAACAGCATGGAAGCGTTTATCATTTGGCCATTTTGGGGAGAAAGATATTGATTTCTACGCAAACCACTGGTAGCAAATTTGCTTTCTATATTGGGGTGAGCAGCTCGAAAAACGGGATCTTGCTCGTTCAATTGTAATAGGATTAAATCTTTAATTATCTTTCGTAGTTGTTCTTCATTTTGTTGATTAAAGAAGGTATTTATTTTATCTAACGGTTGGGGGGTTAGTTGAGTTTGTTGATAAGCGTTTATCAGTCGTGTCACATGATTAATATAGTCTTTTACCAACTGAGGCCCTCCGGTACAAGCTTCTATCATATAGCGAATTGCTAAACCAGTACCAAGTCCTTGTTGAGTTATTTTTTCTCTTAATTGAAAATCATTACCCGTCACTTCTGCTAAAATATCCTGGTACAGGGGGAGGAGGTTTAGATGATTTTTGATAAAATCAAGTTGATCGAATGTCAATGAGAAGGATTTTATTTCCATAATATTTCCCTGATTGTCTGAATAATCTTAAGAAAAGAGATTTAAATGATTTTTTATTTAATAATTTTTATATATGACTTATACAAACCGTACAGTAATCACAGTTTTTTTAAGTTGTTGACAGAGGTAGTCATTAAGCGCATTCGCCCTAATCCCTGTTACAGGAAATAGATTATTTTTATTATTAATGACCATTTAAATTCATAAAAATGAAGTGGATATTACTCTATGTTTAAATATGATTTTATTTTATGTATTGGTACTAAAAAATAAATAAATTACCAATTAATTATCACCAAAATAACACAAATAAATGAAATGTGAAATTTAATAAATAAAATTCATAAACAAATTTAATAAATTTAATAAATTAAAAGTACATATCACTCTATATTTAAATATACTTTCATTCTATTTGTCGGTGTCAGCTTAAATGCTCCGATTGATACCATCACCACACAGAGCCGATTGATTTTTGGTATTTTCACTTCATTGACTGAATTTGAACGTGAACTCATCAGAGAGCGTACACAGGCGGGATTAAAGTCAGCACGCACGCATGGGCGAAAGGGGATGTGTTATACCCAATGAATTTCGAGTTACGGCAAGGCAGCCAGGGGGTGAGACCGATGAGCGTAGACATACTACGTGATTCGGCGAGCACCCGCAGCCAACGACGCCGTAACTTGAAAGGCGAAGGGTATATGCCTAAAAATATCTGTCACTCACATCAAACACCCCATATCCAAAATGGTGAAGCGCACCTTGAAAGAAATTGCTAAAACCTTGTCCATGCCTTATCAGCAAGTGCATCAGATCCTTACTCGCGGAGATAACCTTTTCATTACGGAGACTTTTTGGGGAATATTCTGGGCACTTTATCCAGCAGAATCATTAATGAATGCGGTCTATTTTTGCCCGGAGTGCCGACTGTTTGATTTAGGCTCGCGTGATACTTGAGCTGAAAAATGAACCGTAAACACCGTCACCCTTTTCAGGTTGGGTCATGCGTGGTGGGATTATTATTGCGCTCATGCCGATAAAATACGACCGGCGGTGGTCGATAACCTAATTAAACTGTTTGCCTACGGGACGTTGGCGGTAAAAGTCAGGCTGGATGTAATCTTACCATTCAGCCCACGCTTCGGCACCTAACTCAATCCTCCGGTTGTTAGCTGTTAAATCATGATCAAAAAACGTATTAACACCAAACATCCAATTATTTTGGAAAATACGTGCCCCTGCACCGATATTAAAGGTATTTTGGCCACTTTTATTACGGGCATTGAGTTGGGTAAATAATATCGATTTTGAGTTGTCGTACAGGGGGAGCATGAAATCTAGGGCGCTGCCGTCCAGATGAAAATTGTTATCGATATTAAGTTGTACCCGAGCAGTACCAAACTGATTTAGCCACTGCCCAATGCTAGCGTTAGCTTCAGATACCACCGCTGAGCGAGCCATATTGATTGCCGCATGAGTAGGATTATCAGTATTGGACAACAATGATCCGGTGGTCATTATTCCTTGTACTGTTAGGCACCCGAGGGGGTATCCATCACATCACTACAAAGCTTAATATCATTGGGAAAAAAATTTTTTCCCAAATTAAAGATCAGAGCGATTTGTGTCGCTTTGTCGGTATGAGAAGAATTCTTGCCAATTTTTGGTTTATTAATAGAGGGATCTTATGACTGAAATCAATCGCCGTACCGAGAATTATCAACCACCGAGAAATGCTACTAAAAAAGACACCGCCGAACCCAAGGTTCGTCAGCCTGATCAAGGTACTCCAGGAAACTATAATATTCTCGATAAGTATAGTGAAGACATGCGTCGAAGCTTTAATATTATCGATAAGCATAGTGAAGAATTGCGTCGGATGGATTATGTCGATCAAGAGCGGGTAAAGAAATTAAAAGCTAATTTATTAAACATTGAAGCACAAATTCGGCGGCGTAATTTTGCCGATCAGGCAGCTAAAGATACGATGAATTTCTACAATAAAGGCCGTATAAAATGAACGCAACCCAAAGTCTAAAACAGCTGCTTTTAACTATTCAGACGGATCGAAAATATTATATTGCTCTAGAAAAATTGCTATTGAAACAACGCCAATATGTTATTCGATATCAATCGGCAAAATTATTAGCAGTGAATGATCATTTAACTGAGCTTTATCAAGCCTTATCCCAAACCACAATGGAGCGCATCGCGCTCCTAAAAGAGCTAAAAGTTGCTCCCAATAAAGAAGGACTGCAAACACTGTTTAATCGTTTGCCAGAACAGTACCGCGAGCATGTCACCGCACTATGGGCAGATTTAGAACAACGTGTCAAAAATTGCCAACAACAAAATCAACGTAATGGGCAATTATTGTCAATGCAAAAGGATATTTTGACATCGTCATTTAATTATCAAGAGGAATTTATTTACGCAGGGTAATGCCACAACGATTTTTTATCTCTATAAAGATTGGATGGTTTCTCTTATTAAATAATATTTATAATCCTGTAATGATTTATTGCTTATCATGTAATTATCTATTTGTTTTTCGCATCAGTTTATAGTTTATCTTATCCTCATCGTAAAAAAATTATATGATTAATAAAAATAACGTACTTATAACCTTCATCATTTTTATCACTCTTTTTATATTAGTGTCACAAACGATAAATATCGAATTAATTGCACTTAAAAAATGTATTGATAATATGCCAGAAAATATGATTATCACTATCAAACAGACAGTAAAGCAGACGATCAAACAAACAGTAAAGCATGGTATAGCAGAATCATCCTAATTTTATTCTGCTATATTAGTTAAAATATACCTTTATTGTTTAATCACCCTGTTTGAAAAGTAACTGATCTCTAATTTTATGAACGTTACTTAGTATGATTACGTGACCAAGATTGGCTGGCAATACCATCAGCAATTTTTCTTTCTTTACGCATTTGCTCAAGCAATATTTTCTGCTGTTGTTTTTCTAATATTATTTGTACGATTTTTTCTTGACAAGATTCCTGTTTTAAACTGGTTTGTATTTTTTTTATTTTATTCTCTTCGGATTTTTTTTCTTGCTCTTGCCAATTAATTATTCCCTGAATATTTTTTTTATAATTAGACATGTTGGCCATTTTAAGCGCAGAGCAGCGGCTATTAATAGAATGCTTTCCATTTGATAAAGCGAGTAAGTCATTAATATTTTTTTCATAAATTAGACATATTTTTTTTTGTTGTGCTAATTGGCTAATTAATGTATTTACTTTTTGATGACGTAATTGTAATAGTTTTTCCAGTATAGAAATCATCTGCGTTTATCTCTATTAGGGTTATCTTCGTGCTACGAATAGCGGTTTTGTAGGAGCTTATTCGAAATCTTC contains:
- a CDS encoding inverse autotransporter beta domain-containing protein, yielding MTTGSLLSNTDNPTHAAINMARSAVVSEANASIGQWLNQFGTARVQLNIDNNFHLDGSALDFMLPLYDNSKSILFTQLNARNKSGQNTFNIGAGARIFQNNWMFGVNTFFDHDLTANNRRIELGAEAWAEW
- a CDS encoding flagellar protein FlgN, which gives rise to MNATQSLKQLLLTIQTDRKYYIALEKLLLKQRQYVIRYQSAKLLAVNDHLTELYQALSQTTMERIALLKELKVAPNKEGLQTLFNRLPEQYREHVTALWADLEQRVKNCQQQNQRNGQLLSMQKDILTSSFNYQEEFIYAG
- a CDS encoding flagellar export protein FliJ; this encodes MISILEKLLQLRHQKVNTLISQLAQQKKICLIYEKNINDLLALSNGKHSINSRCSALKMANMSNYKKNIQGIINWQEQEKKSEENKIKKIQTSLKQESCQEKIVQIILEKQQQKILLEQMRKERKIADGIASQSWSRNHTK